GTGGCTGGATTAAAGCCCACATAACCACATACCCGCTCTCCCTGCACCGCAATCAATTGACTGCCTGGCGGACAATGCTGCAGATATTGTTGTCTGGAGCGCCAATGCATCGGCGCAGGAGAGGTGTATTTGTCCCATACCAGGGCATCCAACTCCATTAGCTGGGCTGCATCTTTAATCTCGGATGGACGAATCGTAAATGTATGGCTGGTAAGCATAATGATTCAACCTTTCGTGCTATAGTCGACAACGCTGTACGTTACAACGTCGGGAAAGTTAAGAGAGTCAAGAACGTTGAGAAACTTAGGAATAGGAAGACATTGTTCGTTTACTTCACTATTTAAGTTTTTTGTTCTTTTATTGTAGCATAGCCACACCTTTGACTAAAATTCCGCTCGGTATTGAACCTTTTCGAAAAATGAAATAAACGCTTAACCTTGCCGTAACGTCATGGTTTATACTGGTTCGATAAGGAGGGGATACATGATGAATATCAAAGAGGCAGCAAGCAGGCTTGGTATATCGGCGAGAGCCATTCGTTTTTATGAAGAAAAAGGATTAATTCTGCCCGCCAAACAGTCCAGTAATGGGTATCGTACCTATACGGAGAATGATATCTGGCGGCTTCAAACCATTGCTGCACTGCGTGAGATTGGCATGTCGCTACAAGATATTACACATGCGATAGGAGAGATTGATCAAGGGAATCAGCAGCGGCTGGAAGAATATCTGGAACTGCAACAGGCCGTCATGTATGCCCAGTGGATTGAGCTCAAACGTATGATGGATACAACCCAGCGCATGATTGACCTGAATCGTCAGGATGGTCCGTTGGATGTCAGCCATCTGCACGATCTCGCGGACAGTGCCCGTCGCCTGCGTGAAGCACGGCAGAACTGGCATGATCGGTGGAATTATGACACGCAGGCAGCCATCCACGATCAGCGAGTGCAGGCAGAAAGCAGACTCATTACTGAACACCCCAATTCAGAGAACAATCACCATTCAGACAACACCTCGCCTATAAGCGATGAGAATGAAGTTGCACATCCATACCAGGATACAGATCATTCCACGCCGAGCGATTCCAATGATACGGTACAGTCTTCCTTTTATCTGTATCACAACTATGACGAAGCGCTCGAACAGACAGCTCATTGGATCTCTCCCTCCCTTGGTGAGAAAGGACTCGATATTGGTACAGGCACAGGTAATCTGGCTGGGAAACTGCTACAGCACGGCGCAGACATGACTGCAATCGACCAATCCCGGGAGATGCTGCGCAGATGTCGTACCAAATATCCTGAGATGCATGTGAACCTTGGTAATTTTCTGGCGCTGCCTTTTGTTGATCATTCCTTCGACTTTGTTGTATCCAGCTTTGCTTTCCATCATCTAAGTCCAGATCAGCAACTATTGGCTTTACAGGAGATGCAGCGGGTATTAACCTCGCGTGGACGTATCGGTCTAACGGATCTGATGTTTGTTGATGCGACTCACCGTGATTCCTATATTCGACAGGCAGAAACCACAGGACACGAGGAACAGCTGCGCGCCCTGTGCGAGCGTCACTTCCCTCTGCTGAGTGAGCTATGCAGCTGGCTGGAGCAACAGGGCTACGTAACCAAGCATGTGCGGCATAATGAGCTGTTGCATACGTTGTTGGCAGTTCCACTGCGCTAGTGGATTATGAGCATATGCCAAAAAGGCCATCCCGCCTTGATTAAAGGAGGATGACCTTGGTATACATCATGCTATGAAATTACATATAAATATCAACAACCGTACGCTCAGTTGCACTGCGTGCTTGTCTGAACTCATCCAGTGAGATGCTTACTCCGCCCTGACGGTAACGGTTCGCTGTACGCTCAGTACGAATATCCTTACCGTTCACCGCTATACGGCTCACAGCACCTTCGTTCAAGTGATAGATGAACGTTACGGGCTCACCAGCATACTCAAATTCGAATTGCATGCCGTTCAGCTCGGCTGGCAACACCGGGTCAATGACCAGATCGCCGCCCTCTTGACGAATGCCAAGCGCGTTGGAGATCAGCTGGTTCATGTAGATTCCAGGGCCGCTGGAATAGATTCTCCATCCGCCTTTCACCTGTACAGTCCCTTTACGAAGCTGGTCAAAATGCTCCTGTGCCTCGTAACGTGTATTGAACTTGCCGTCCGAACTACTGAAGTACGAGTTCGCTTGACGAATCTCCGCGTTAGGCACAACCTCGCCGATACCAACCGGGTTGATCATCGCAAGACCATTCCACACCTGATCTGTCTTGCCGAGCTTCGCCATCGCTTCCACGTAACGGATATGGGCGTGTACATATTGCAAACCAATCTCACGTCCGAAGTTAGACGCTTGCTCTGCACGCTTGAAGTGTGTGCTTACACCACCAGCATATTGAGCCGGACGATTCATCAGACGCACGCCATCTGGGCACAGGAACTGCTCACGGATCAATGCATAATGCGATTCTGCTTGCTCCGCATTCAGCAACTCACCGATCATGCTGCGCGTCATTGGTAACAGACGATATTGAATGCCTGTCTCTGTGTCCGTTGGGTGAAGCATCAGCTTCGCTTGGTCTGCTTCTTCCATGTATACAAAGCCTGGAATCACATCTGTGCCCAGCATGTAACGGTTAAAGTCCTCACGAATACCTTGAGCCAGCACGTCAAGCTCCTGTGCAAAGTCCGCATCCTTGAATTTCAGCGCTTGCGAGAGCACGTTCACGGACTGATACGTCAATGCCACAGTCCAACTGCTCACCATGTATTGCTTCAGCTGTGCATTGGCTGGTTGGAGCGTATCATCCCAGTCGCCATCTCCGTAGGAAGACAGGAACGTATCGTGCAGGAAGTGCGAACGGATATATTCGATCTCTTTTTTCGCGTGATCCAGTACAGTTGCCGTCTCTCCCGTGAACCCGAAGCTATGCTTGACGGTATAAGGTACTTTCTCATCCAGAATCGCATAGTCGCGAGTCGCTGTCAGGTAGTCCGCCAATACTTTCAAAGGCCATACGATGATATCGCCATGACTTTCTTCCTGTTGAATTGCAAAGTATTTATCAAACATGAACCATTGCGGCCAGTTGCCATCATCTTCATATTGGTGGGTATAAACCATTTTGATGATATCGCGAACTTGCTCATATTTTTGCGTTGCCATAAAGTACTCCACCGGGCCTTGGCACACATCCCGTGTACCCCAAGCCGCACCGCCATACTGCTCCAAACCGTGAGGCACAGAGTAGTGAACCAGCATATTGTGGGTGTACCACCAAGCCAGCGCATTTACTTTGAAC
This Paenibacillus xylanexedens DNA region includes the following protein-coding sequences:
- a CDS encoding methyltransferase domain-containing protein gives rise to the protein MMNIKEAASRLGISARAIRFYEEKGLILPAKQSSNGYRTYTENDIWRLQTIAALREIGMSLQDITHAIGEIDQGNQQRLEEYLELQQAVMYAQWIELKRMMDTTQRMIDLNRQDGPLDVSHLHDLADSARRLREARQNWHDRWNYDTQAAIHDQRVQAESRLITEHPNSENNHHSDNTSPISDENEVAHPYQDTDHSTPSDSNDTVQSSFYLYHNYDEALEQTAHWISPSLGEKGLDIGTGTGNLAGKLLQHGADMTAIDQSREMLRRCRTKYPEMHVNLGNFLALPFVDHSFDFVVSSFAFHHLSPDQQLLALQEMQRVLTSRGRIGLTDLMFVDATHRDSYIRQAETTGHEEQLRALCERHFPLLSELCSWLEQQGYVTKHVRHNELLHTLLAVPLR